The DNA sequence ATTTCCTTTAAAATTAAAGTAATACAACTGATATAATTTCACCAAATCATTTTGTGCAGAAGAAGTTCCCACATATGCCAGCTGATTTCCCTCTTCATCAAAAGACAATTGTGAAAAATCGCCTTCCATTTCTGAAATCTTAGTAACAGTTCCTTTTTGCAGATCTACAACCTGTACGGTCTGAAGTGCATATTTCTTAGGTTTTGATTTATCTGTATCTTTTTTGTCCGCAGATTTTTCATCTGCTGAATCCTTTCCTTCTTTTTTATCTTTCTTTTCTTCCGGCTTTTTAGTTACAAAAACAAGCTGTTTCCCATTTTTACTGAATTCATAGCGGACTACATTATCATATTCTGTAGTTTTTCCATCTAAAAGATTTCGCACAATCAGCTGCAAAGGCTTTACATTTTTATCTTCATCTTTATTTTCGTCTCCATCTTCTTTATCTGAAGCATCATCCGAAGATTTATCTTTTGTATTTTCCAGAAGATAAGCAACATAAGAACCCGCTTTTTCAGGAATTTTAAATGATTTCACATTCGGGATTTTCTCTGTTTTATCATGTAAAAAATCAACAATTGCAAGGCTGTCTTTTGTTAATTTGTTTTTCTTAAGCTTTTTATCTTTTACTGCTTTTATGTCTTTATACTGAGGACGGATTTGAAAGACAGCAAACCTGGAATCATTCGTAAAATCTACTTTTGTTCCTCTTGCAAACTTCTTTGATGTTTTATTTTTAACGGAATATAAAGAAAGGTTAGCATTTCCTTCCTGAGCATCCACAGAATAGGCAATCCATTTTCCGTCATTTGAGATTTTTCTTGCCCCAATATTTTGCCAGCTGTCGTAAACAGAATGGTCTAAAGGCTTTTTCTGTGCATAGACCCAACAGGTCATCATGAGCAGAATAAAAACTGTACATTTCAACTTCATTTTTAAAATATTTTAAGAATTAAAAGTAAGGTATTTCTTCGACAAATTCACACGATGAGCCTGTTTCAAGTAAAAAATGCCATTCTGTCACTTTCTGCTATATGGTATTTTTTTTGAGAAAGAATTTAAAAATTAAAAATCTAAATATGATGACTAAAGGAAATATTAATGTATCTGTGGAAAACATTTTCCCGCTTATCAAAAAATTTCTTTACAGTGACCACGAAATATTCTTAAGAGAATTGATCTCCAATGCAACGGATGCCACTTTAAAATTAAAACATTTAACCAGCATCGGAGAAGCGAAAGTGGAATATGGAAATCCGAAACTTGAAGTAAAGATTGACAAAGACCAGAAAACTTTACGCATTATCGACCAGGGTATTGGGATGACAGGTGAAGAAGTTGAAAAATATATCAACCAGGTTGCTTTCTCAGGGGCTGAGGAGTTTTTGGAGAAATATAAAGATTCTGCAAAGGATTCAGGGATTATCGGACATTTCGGTCTTGGATTCTACTCTGCATTTATGGTTGCTGAAAAAGTAGAAATTCTTACAAAGTCTTATAAAGATGAACCGGCTGTACGTTGGATCTGCGATGGAAGCCCGGAGTTCACTCTTGAAGAAACTACTGATAAAACCGATAGAGGAACTGAGATCATTCTTCATATTGCTGAAGATTCTGTAGAATTTTTAGAAGAAGGAAAAATCCGTGAACTGTTATTAAAGTATAACAAATTTATGCCTGTTCCGATCAAATTCGGGACAAAAACACATACACTTCCATTACCGGAAGACGCTCCTGAAGATGCAGTAGCTGAAACGGAAGAGGTAGACAATATCATCAACAATCCAGTACCGGCATGGACGATTGCTCCAAGTGAACTGACCAACGAGGATTATATGAAGTTCTACCACGAGCTGTACCCAATGCAGTTTGAGGAGCCTTTATTCAATATTCACCTGAATGTTGACTATCCATTCAACCTTACGGGAGTTCTTTTCTTCCCGAAACTGAGCAACAACCTGAATATTGAGAAAGACAAAATTCAATTATATCAAAACCAGGTATTCGTAACGGACGAAGTAAAAGGAATTGTTCCGGATTTCCTGATGCTTCTGAGAGGAGTTATTGATTCTCCGGATATTCCATTGAACGTTTCCCGTTCTTATCTTCAGGCAGATGGTGCTGTAAAGAAAATTTCATCTTACATCACGAAAAAAGTAGCCGACAAAATGGCTTCTTTAATCAACGAAAACCGTGAAGACTACGAGAAAAAATGGAACGACATTAAGATCGTAATCGAGTATGGAATTGTTACGGAAGAAAAATTTGCTGACAAAGCTGATAAGTTTACCTTATATCCTACTACAGACGGAAAATATTTCCTTTGGGATGAATTGGTTGAGAAAATCAAGCCTATACAAACGGATAAAGACAATAAACTGGTTGTACTATATGCTACCAATGCTGATGAACAACACAGCTACATCCAGTCTGCAAAGGATAAAGGATATGAAGTTCTGTTATTAGACTCTCCTATCACTCCACACGTTATCCAAAAGCTGGAAACTTCAAAAGAAAATATCTCTTTTGCAAGAGTAGATGCAGATCACGTGAATAACCTGATCAAAAAAGATGAGCCGGCAATTTCAAAACTGAGCGAAACTGAAAAAGAATCCTTGAAAAAGAATGTAGAAGAAGCTATTCAGGATTCTAAATTTACAGTTCAGCTTGAAGATCTTGACAGCAATGATGCTCCATTCACTATTACCCAACCTGAGTTCATGAGAAGAATGAAAGAAATGCAGGCGACAGGCGGTGGCGGTATGTTTGGAATGGGAGGTTTCCCGGAGATGTACAATCTTGTAGTGAATTCCAACAGTGAACTTTCTAATCAGATTTTAAAGACTGAGAATACGGAAGAGAAGGAAAGTTTAATCAAATACGCTTTGGATCTTGCCAAGCTTTCACAAAACTTACTGAAAGGAAAAGACCTGACAGATTTTATACAGAAAAGCTATAAGCAACTTGAAAAATAACATACAAGAGACTGTTTCGTTTTGAAGCAGTCTTTTTTTATTTGAGCATGTTGGGGAAGCGCAAAGACGCAAGCTTTTCTCACAAGCTTCATGCTTTAAGGCGCAAGGATTTTATCTGCGATAAAATTGTGTACTGTATATTTTATTTTCTATTTCACGCTGATTTTGCAGATTACGCAGATACTAATAAAAATCTGCATAATCTGTGTGATCTGCGAGAAAATTTAATAAATGAAACTCTTTGCGCCTTTGCGTTTTCCAACAATCTAAAAATCATCAACAACTAATTTAAATAAACTGAATATTATAAACCTGTCCCTTCTTTTCTCTTAATCTTCATTACTTTACTCTATATTTTATTCGTTTTCTATTGTATAGCTTCTGCTTTTTTGCCATTTTTGTATAAAATGTCGGTCATGCAAAAAGAAAAATTACGCGTCATCAGAAAGCAAAAAGGCTATACTCAACAGCAGGTAGCGGACTTTATCGCAACAGATGTATCTAATTACAGCAGAAAAGAAAGCGGTGATGTGAGGATCGTAAAAGATGAATGGGACAAACTTGCCCGTTTTCTGGATGTACCCATTGAGGACATTTACGAAGAAGAGGAAGCTACAGTAGTAATTAATAATAACCATCCTGTATTTAATGACAGATCTTCTTCTGCAGGAGTTATTAATAGTCTGAATAACTATGATA is a window from the Chryseobacterium indologenes genome containing:
- a CDS encoding helix-turn-helix transcriptional regulator; protein product: MQKEKLRVIRKQKGYTQQQVADFIATDVSNYSRKESGDVRIVKDEWDKLARFLDVPIEDIYEEEEATVVINNNHPVFNDRSSSAGVINSLNNYDNIPGDIIENLQNYIALLKEENERLKEELKGLPSRKK
- the htpG gene encoding molecular chaperone HtpG, which gives rise to MTKGNINVSVENIFPLIKKFLYSDHEIFLRELISNATDATLKLKHLTSIGEAKVEYGNPKLEVKIDKDQKTLRIIDQGIGMTGEEVEKYINQVAFSGAEEFLEKYKDSAKDSGIIGHFGLGFYSAFMVAEKVEILTKSYKDEPAVRWICDGSPEFTLEETTDKTDRGTEIILHIAEDSVEFLEEGKIRELLLKYNKFMPVPIKFGTKTHTLPLPEDAPEDAVAETEEVDNIINNPVPAWTIAPSELTNEDYMKFYHELYPMQFEEPLFNIHLNVDYPFNLTGVLFFPKLSNNLNIEKDKIQLYQNQVFVTDEVKGIVPDFLMLLRGVIDSPDIPLNVSRSYLQADGAVKKISSYITKKVADKMASLINENREDYEKKWNDIKIVIEYGIVTEEKFADKADKFTLYPTTDGKYFLWDELVEKIKPIQTDKDNKLVVLYATNADEQHSYIQSAKDKGYEVLLLDSPITPHVIQKLETSKENISFARVDADHVNNLIKKDEPAISKLSETEKESLKKNVEEAIQDSKFTVQLEDLDSNDAPFTITQPEFMRRMKEMQATGGGGMFGMGGFPEMYNLVVNSNSELSNQILKTENTEEKESLIKYALDLAKLSQNLLKGKDLTDFIQKSYKQLEK